One Megalopta genalis isolate 19385.01 chromosome 5, iyMegGena1_principal, whole genome shotgun sequence DNA window includes the following coding sequences:
- the LOC117226816 gene encoding uncharacterized protein LOC117226816, with translation MIVRVLLIFLLINLITCRVHQGRSYALNIALDQTTKRSEKLRSDYVMKDLNANAIAEIDKKISEHIMNKTKMKFGRYKREIFNRGINIIREFQDHSQLNFNNVKDIDFFSLQNDHQLLWFSVVLDALNISLYRIDNYVFYFEAAYPITRGRKIIVNCCEYKTLLIVHYQENSILVLRLTKEYRLYPIHDFKSSNMTDLAIWHGINQLYLGIVSDMNISIYIWVNDYFDLVQVIPYGAKKLIPFYNKGIMYLATTGPITLIFKYFFRHSEFAVTQRLPSSQDISSLRLEETHYMEQFLCLITDSSTILYKEVHDRFVPFQQIQFGRSASIFSNDAMLLLLLREDAILTYQYDGWRFKYSDVKLFGVDQFQQLVLHKKKLLLVKYKNSSWSIQEPKWVKQKSYKDLQEEIRTWNNNAKKATQRTILTENLVLKNPIKILNGYIDQLLIYNINDHNSEALSDATKEYKKLTNKLENQKISLNNKSHSDASPITFSNMGKLRVKCKAKCKVNHLNVKENSHLLSKLRKPSIKNQVQAFKALRTMEIENWKCPQFSFPIKKVEIGKLFNGKMLDDLEKNILKVVGDQKLSGKHTFSNVNVMNAFITLDIAVNITKQQLQMQQIETTEFHLMESGILLPLQGAPIIMTGTIQAIKIRVNGSVHPRGRIIGLRTLNPLIEIFESMNVDHLITLENAKIENLRSQDLIGHKIRSIKEILSNTIPLNSRVPATLALLNEKIKWNNVTLYGSQNWITINSQDTVTVSGRKHFPHNGGITLSFNNSKLPTIQTPVCSSTIIVPEVQATDLNVNNLNVKDLNSSHVFGNFGKRYLNENFMYTFKLLNLTTKTYHHNVTVKNLIATHLSNINITEILANSWTKSKILQGPIVTTDLAVDSLLSPIQIRIKLPKVVGDMISEKDMHIENINNVNFIDFERDAIKLENMISLGNITFGNGFAANNLYTNYLPFNKSQLKEHVNLYKKRISGSIETNAINLSHSFASFTENDVLLNVMVKDSVTFLTEPEIQSINDTKLKRLLGQLWMTENATVLQGRYLHITNVSIVGNIAINSISNILDLETWKNISKRVLSKTKPQEIQIVASLSDVETPGIIGSNISIIKSSVPDFNDMFDNALLHSKDQEITAKWTFNKLKIIGKLHAKNKINNMNLKTDVMRFDSEKALVAGKTNVMFLTAKNLNSLNFNDWAKNSLTGKQKSVIIKGRKIFNSITANNINVSDTAMGQILTGTLSKSTDQIVNGQKEIRGSVDAVTFVIDGLINDVDLIDLISNQLGKQKRLQSIKSRIELQKSLKILGNVTVNGSYGYIELNNFFKSYPSVLPVIEDMKDYSKAASTIKAALENRAVYLDKLEVVEERNVVDTVNKNITIHKKQSKFNNFLQYCINENIRNESPGLNSSGLVSAKLIVLGENEYIVCIKLHSVSIYLYAAKELYQLKALHIPNIIDAIVESLSESLWIILRLSLQTLLLHYQPWNNLQEYRLSATDVFQVSRLSNNQLLLLLSNGVWNLEGLASPQHIISIPLKENVETFINGFNYYVQWGTPNDTSLMKAQYIWN, from the exons ATGATAGTAAGAgttctattaatttttctattaattaatttaataacatgTCGGGTACATCAGGGAAGAAGTTATGCTTTAAATATCGCACTTGATCAAACAACAAAACGTTCTGAAAAATTACGATCAGATTATG taaTGAAAGATTTAAATGCTAACGCAATAGCTGAAATTGATAAGAAAATCAGCGAACATATCATGAATAAGACGAAAATGAAATTCGGTCGATACAAGAGAGAAATATTCAACAGGG GTATCAATATAATACGAGAATTTCAAGATCATAGTCAACTGAACTTCAACAATGTGAAAGATATTGATTTCTTTTCTCTTCAAAATGATCACCAATTACTTTGGTTTTCAGTGGTTTTGGATGCTTTAAACATATCTTTATACAGAATAGAT AATTATGTTTTCTATTTTGAGGCTGCTTATCCTATAACCAGAGGtagaaaaataatagtaaactgTTGCGAGTATAAAACTCTTTTGATAGTTCACTATCAGGAGAACTCGATCCTAGTTTTGCGACTCACTAAAGAGTATCGTCTGTATCCCATTCATGATTTCAAGTCCAGTAACATGACTGATTTAGCAATCTGGCATGGAATAAATCAATTATACCTAGGCATTGTTTCCGATATGaacatttcaatctatatctgGGTTAATGATTACTTTGACTTGGTACAAGTCATACCTTATGGCGCCAAAAAATTAATTCCATTTTACAACAAGGGAATTATGTATCTTGCTACAACCGGGCCTATTACTTTGATCTTTAAGTATTTCTTCAGGCATAGTGAATTTGCTGTAACTCAAAGACTGCCATCGAGCCAAGACATTTCTTCCCTCCGGTTAGAAGAAACCCACTATATGGAGCAGTTTCTATGCCTTATCACAGATTCTTCTACAATTCTATACAAAGAAGTTCATGATCGTTTTGTTCCCTTTCAACAAATTCAATTTGGAAGATCTGCATCAATATTTTCAAACGATGCAATGTTGCTTCTACTTTTGCGCGAAGATGCAATACTGACATATCAGTACGATGGCTGGAGATTCAAATATTCAGATGTAAAACTGTTTGGAGTTGATCAATTTCAACAACTTGTGCTGCATAAGAAAAAATTACTATTAGTAAAGTATAAGAATAGCAGTTGGTCTATACAGGAACCAAAATGGGTCAAACAGAAATCTTACAAGGACTTGCAGGAGGAGATCAGGACATGGAATAATAATGCAAAGAAGGCAACTCAAAGAACTATTCTGACAGAAAATTTagttctgaagaatcctattaaaattttaaatggTTACATTGACCAGCTTCTTATTTATAAT ATAAATGACCATAATTCTGAAGCATTAAGTGATGCAACGAAAGAATATAAAAAACTGACCAATAAATTGGAAAATCAGAAAATTAGTTTGAACAATAAATCACATTCTGATGCTTCACCAATTACTTTCTCAAATATGGGAAAGCTTAGAGTTAAGTGCAAAGCAAAGTGTaaagtaaatcatttgaatGTCAAAGAAAATTCTCATCTTCTATCCAAGTTGAGAAAACCATCCATTAAAAATCAAGTACAGGCTTTTAAAGCTTTAAGAACAATGGAAATTGAGAATTGGAAGTGCCCACAGTTTAGTTTTCCTATCAAAAAAGTTGAAATTGGTAAATTGTTCAATGGGAAGATGCTGGATGATTTagaaaagaatattttaaaAGTAGTTGGTGATCAGAAACTTTCag GAAAACATACTTTCTCCAATGTAAACGTAATGAACGCTTTCATAACATTGGATATTGCCGTAAACATAACGAAACAACAACTGCAAATGCAACAAATTGAAACCACAGAATTTCACTTAATGGAAAGCGGAATTTTATTGCCATTGCAAGGAGCTCCGATAATAATGACTGGTACCATTCAGGCAATAAAAATTAGAGTAAACGGCTCCGTCCATCCACGCGGACGTATAATAGGACTAAGAACCTTAAATCCTTTGATAGAAATTTTTGAGTCCATGAATGTAGATCACCTTATAACTCTGGAGAATGCTAAAATCGAGAATTTGAGATCGCAAGACTTGATTGGCCACAAGATACGATCGATTAAAGAAATTTTGTCTAATACAATACCGTTGAACAGTAGAGTACCGGCAACTCTGGCGCTTTTAAACGAAAAGATA AAATGGAACAATGTTACGTTATATGGATCACAAAATTGGATTACCATTAACTCCCAGGATACAGTTACTGTATCAGGAAGAAAACATTTTCCTCATAATGGTGGAATAACATTATCTTTCAATAACTCGAAATTACCGAC GATTCAGACACCTGTATGTAGTAGTACTATAATTGTTCCTGAAGTTCAAGCAACAGATTTAAATGTTAATAATCTTAACGTAAAAGATCTCAATAGTTCGCACGTTTTTGGAAATTTCGGTAAAAgatatttaaatgaaaatttcatGTATACTTTTAAACTTTTGAATCTGACTACTAAAACGTACCACCATAATGTCACTGTAAAGAATTTAATTGCAACTCATCTAAGTAATATAAACATAACAG AAATACTTGCAAATTCATGGACCAAGTCTAAGATTCTTCAAGGTCCAATTGTGACAACAGATTTAGCAGTTGATAGTCTTCTGTCTCCAattcagattcgaataaaaCTGCCAAAAGTAGTAGGAGACATGATTTCAGAGAAAGATATGCACATAGAAAACATTAATAAcgttaattttattgattttgAGAGAGATGCTATCAAACTTGAAAACATGATATCCTTAGGAAATATAACATTCG GCAATGGATTCGCAGCAAATAATCTCTATACTAACTACCTTCCATTCAACAAGTCACAGTTGAAAGAACATGTTAATCTGTATAAGAAACGAATATCTGGGAGCATAGAAACAAACGCAATAAATCTGTCACATTCTTTCGCCTCGTTTACAGAAAATGATGTTCTACTTAACGTTATGGTTAAAGACTCTGTAACATTCTTAACCGAACCAGAAATACAAAGTATAAATGACACCAAGTTAAAAAGATTGTTAGGACAGTTATGGATGACTGAAAATGCTACAGTTTTGCAAGGAAGATATTTACACATTACAAATGTGTCTATAGTCGGAAATATTGCCATAAAT AGTATTTCGAATATATTAGATCTTGAAACATGGAAGAACATTTCCAAACGTGTTTTAAGTAAGACGAAACCACAGGAGATACAAATTGTTGCCTCCCTGAGTGATGTTGAAACACCTGGTATCATTGGTTCAAACATTTCTATTATAAAATCTTCGGTTCCAGATTTTAATGATATGTTTGATAATGCTTTGTTGCATAGTAAAGATCAAGAAATCACTGCAAAATGGACattcaataaattaaaaatcatAG GTAAATTACACGCaaagaataaaattaataatatgaaTCTAAAAACCGATGTCATGAGATTCGATTCTGAAAAAGCTCTAGTAGCTGGGAAGACAAATGTGATGTTTCTGACAGCAAAAAATTTGAACAGTTTAAATTTTAATGATTGGGCAAAAAATTCTCTTACAGGGAAACAGAAATCTGTAATCATTAAGGGACGCAAGATCTTTAATAGTATCACTGCtaataatataaa tgTATCTGACACTGCAATGGGACAGATTCTGACAGGAACATTATCAAAGTCTACAGATCAAATAGTCAATGGCCAAAAAGAAATTCGAGGATCAGTCGATGCGGTAACATTTGTTATCGATGGTTTAATAAATGATGTTGACTTGATTGATTTGATAAGCAATCAGTTAGGAAAACAGAAACGTTTGCAAAGCATCAAGTCAAGAATCGAATTACAAAAATCTTTAAAAATTCTTGGGAACGTTACAGTTAATGGTTCCTATGGATATATAGagttgaacaattttttcaaaagtTATCCAAGCGTATTACCTGTTATTGAAGACATGAAGGACTATTCTAAAGCAGCTTCAACAATTAAAGCAGCATTAGAAA ATCGTGCAGTTTACCTTGACAAATTAGAAGTGGTGGAGGAAAGAAACGTTGTTGATACTGTGAACAAAAATATAACCATTCATAAAAAGCAAAGTAAATTTAATAACTTTCTTCAATATTGTATCAATGAAAATATAAGAAATGAAAGTCCCGGATTGAATTCGAGCGGTTTGGTGTCAGCAAAATTAATTGTATTAGGGGAGAACGAATATATAGTTTGCATAAAATTACATTCTGTTTCTATCTATTTGTATGCTGCGAAAGAACTTTATCAATTAAAAG CTCTACACATTCCAAATATAATCGATGCAATTGTGGAATCACTGTCAGAATCACTATGGATCATACTACGATTGTCGTTGCAAACATTGCTTTTGCATTATCAACCATGGAACAATTTACAAGAATATAGATTGTCAGCCACGGATGTGTTTCAAGTGAGCAGGTTATCGAACAATCAGCTCTTACTATTACTATCGAATGGTGTCTGGAATCTAGAAGGACTCGCTAGTCCCCAACATATCATTAGCATTCCTCTTAAAGAAAACGTGGAAACCTTTATCAATGGATTCAATTATTATGTACAATGGGGAACACCAAATGATACATCCTTAATGAAAGCACAATATATATGGAACTGA
- the LOC117226825 gene encoding RWD domain-containing protein 2A, giving the protein MITISCCLNNLNGNRDFRVCRTANMTTYEEIRDNLTAQIYELEALQSVYPKELLITDNGILADINEFIKNPTEELPQQLEYSIDLSMNGGHIELLVSLSINYPREKPAVYARSSRLHRTQQLLLNRALSHIIERQEENEPCIYTLISWLQDNGEDYIAASNTSQGKESIGRCRKEEQKSTTFARYWIYSHHIYSKFKRKEVVNIAKENCLTGFSMAGKPGVICVEGAHEDCEYYWQKVKSMNWHRIVIRLLEKHEDCPNIDSMRQFNDIQEIAFPTSERHNDLGQLLKYLTDLNLQHAFKELFGLEGKFSEISDS; this is encoded by the exons ATGATAACTATCAGCTGCTGTCTTAATAACCTTAACGGTAACCGTGATTTTCGAGTGTGTAGAACCGCGAATATGACCACATACGAGGAGATACGGGACAATTTGACAGCTCAGATTTACGAACTGGAAGCTCTGCAATCTGTTTACCCGAAAGAATTGCTTATTACAGATAATGGAATACTTGCTGACATtaatgaatttattaaaaatccaACAGAAGAACTTCCTCAACAGTTAGAGTACTCGATCGACCTTTCAATGAATGGT GGACATATTGAATTGTTAGTTAGTCTATCTATTAATTATCCCAGAGAGAAGCCAGCAGTATACGCAAGGAGTTCGCGGTTACATAGAACTCAGCAACTTCTTCTTAATCGAGCTCTAAGCCACATCATAGAACGTCAAGAAGAGAATGAACCTTGCATCTACACATTGATATCGTGGTTACAAGACAATGGAGAAGATTATATCGCTGCTTCCAACACAAGTCAGGGGAAGGAATCAATCGGAAGATGCAGAAAGGAAGAGCAAAAATCTACAACTTTTGCCCGATATTGGATATACAGTCATCATATATATAGCAAATTTAAAAGAAAGGAGGTAGTTAATATAGCGAAAGAAAATTGTCTTACAGGTTTCTCTATGGCTGGAAAGCCAGGTGTTATTTGCGTGGAAGGAGCCCACGAAGATTGCGAATATTATTGGCAAAAA gtAAAGTCTATGAACTGGCATAGAAtagtgatacgattattggagaaGCATGAAGATTGTCCAAATATAGACAGCATGCGTCAATTTAACGATATTCAAGAAATAGCTTTTCCTACTTCTGAACGTCATAATGATTTAGGACaactattaaaatatttaacagaTCTTAACTTACAACACGCGTTTAAAGAACTATTCGGGCTTGAAGGAAAATTTAGCGAGATATCGGATTCGTga
- the LOC117226824 gene encoding testis-specific serine/threonine-protein kinase 3 isoform X2: MTDLSQTASEEAVLFQRGYKFLKKLGEGSYAKVYLSEYKSDSEPDKNKRLACKVIDTNKAPKDFVRKFLPRELDILVKVNHPHVVHVHSIFQRRAKYFMFMRYAENGDLLEFILKNGAVQEGQARVWFRQLSLALQYLHEMEIAHRDVKCENVLLTSNYNLKLADFGFARYVIDDRGKQVLSDTYCGSLSYIAPEILRGSPYSPKMSDIWSLGVILYILLNKAMPFDDTDIKRLYVQQRNRKWKFRTKVVSLLSEQVKKLVSAILEPDPVKRLRLDQIISCEWIAMDPRLLTLTPAEQIALTSAQEERKKMEEKFFRRDPKIFKVEEKTKIETQQPSKGKQDVTVIKKAGNVVLSSIASGPFLSNV, translated from the exons ATGACCGATTTGAGTCAAACTGCATCTGAGGAGGCTGTCTTATTCCAACGCGGTTACAAGTTTTTGAAAAAGCTGGGCGAAGGTTCCTATGCGAAG GTATATCTATCAGAGTATAAGTCAGATTCAGAACCAGACAAAAACAAGAGACTGGCTTGCAAGGTGATAGACACCAATAAAGCACCGAAAGATTTTGTCAGGAAGTTCCTGCCACGAGAGCTTGATATTCTGGTGAAAGTAAACCATCCCCATGTAGTGCATGTGCACAGTATATTCCAAAGACGAGCcaaatattttatgtttatgCGATACGCTGAGAATGGAGATCTTCTTGAGTTCATACTGAAGAATGGTGCAGTTCAGGAAGGCCAAGCTCGTGTGTGGTTTAGACAACTTTCACTCG CTCTCCAATATCTACATGAAATGGAGATAGCTCACCGCGATGTCAAGTGTGAGAATGTTCTTCTCACATCAAATTATAATCTGAAGCTTGCCGATTTTGGTTTCGCACGTTACGTGATCGATGATCGGGGAAAACAGGTCCTCAGTGACACTTATTGCGGTTCTCTATCCTATATTGCACCAGAAATCCTTCGGGGTTCTCCGTACAGCCCAAAGATGTCTGATATCTGGTCTCTGGGCGTTATTTTGTATATCTTACTGAACAAAGCAATGCCGTTCGATGACACCGATATCAAACGTCTGTATGTGCAACAGAGGAATCGCAAGTGGAAATTCCGTACGAAAGTCGTATCACTGTTGAGCGAGCAGGTGAAGAAGCTGGTCAGCGCTATTCTGGAACCTGATCCGGTGAAACGTTTAAGACTGGATCAGATCATTAGTTGCGAATGGATCGCCATGGATCCTAGACTCTTGACACTCACTCCTGCTGAACAAATTGCATTGACCAGCGCgcaggaagaaagaaagaaaatggaAGAAAAGTTCTTCAGGAGAGATCCT AAAATTTTCAAAGTGGAGGAGAAGACCAAGATAGAAACGCAACAGCCTAGTAAAGGGAAACAAGATGTTACTGTTATAAAGAAAGCTGGAAAC gTGGTATTGTCTTCTATAGCAAGCGGACCTTTCTTAAGTAATGTCTGA
- the LOC117226824 gene encoding testis-specific serine/threonine-protein kinase 3 isoform X1: protein MTDLSQTASEEAVLFQRGYKFLKKLGEGSYAKVYLSEYKSDSEPDKNKRLACKVIDTNKAPKDFVRKFLPRELDILVKVNHPHVVHVHSIFQRRAKYFMFMRYAENGDLLEFILKNGAVQEGQARVWFRQLSLALQYLHEMEIAHRDVKCENVLLTSNYNLKLADFGFARYVIDDRGKQVLSDTYCGSLSYIAPEILRGSPYSPKMSDIWSLGVILYILLNKAMPFDDTDIKRLYVQQRNRKWKFRTKVVSLLSEQVKKLVSAILEPDPVKRLRLDQIISCEWIAMDPRLLTLTPAEQIALTSAQEERKKMEEKFFRRDPKIFKVEEKTKIETQQPSKGKQDVTVIKKAGNVCIAIYRFQCLLLLC, encoded by the exons ATGACCGATTTGAGTCAAACTGCATCTGAGGAGGCTGTCTTATTCCAACGCGGTTACAAGTTTTTGAAAAAGCTGGGCGAAGGTTCCTATGCGAAG GTATATCTATCAGAGTATAAGTCAGATTCAGAACCAGACAAAAACAAGAGACTGGCTTGCAAGGTGATAGACACCAATAAAGCACCGAAAGATTTTGTCAGGAAGTTCCTGCCACGAGAGCTTGATATTCTGGTGAAAGTAAACCATCCCCATGTAGTGCATGTGCACAGTATATTCCAAAGACGAGCcaaatattttatgtttatgCGATACGCTGAGAATGGAGATCTTCTTGAGTTCATACTGAAGAATGGTGCAGTTCAGGAAGGCCAAGCTCGTGTGTGGTTTAGACAACTTTCACTCG CTCTCCAATATCTACATGAAATGGAGATAGCTCACCGCGATGTCAAGTGTGAGAATGTTCTTCTCACATCAAATTATAATCTGAAGCTTGCCGATTTTGGTTTCGCACGTTACGTGATCGATGATCGGGGAAAACAGGTCCTCAGTGACACTTATTGCGGTTCTCTATCCTATATTGCACCAGAAATCCTTCGGGGTTCTCCGTACAGCCCAAAGATGTCTGATATCTGGTCTCTGGGCGTTATTTTGTATATCTTACTGAACAAAGCAATGCCGTTCGATGACACCGATATCAAACGTCTGTATGTGCAACAGAGGAATCGCAAGTGGAAATTCCGTACGAAAGTCGTATCACTGTTGAGCGAGCAGGTGAAGAAGCTGGTCAGCGCTATTCTGGAACCTGATCCGGTGAAACGTTTAAGACTGGATCAGATCATTAGTTGCGAATGGATCGCCATGGATCCTAGACTCTTGACACTCACTCCTGCTGAACAAATTGCATTGACCAGCGCgcaggaagaaagaaagaaaatggaAGAAAAGTTCTTCAGGAGAGATCCT AAAATTTTCAAAGTGGAGGAGAAGACCAAGATAGAAACGCAACAGCCTAGTAAAGGGAAACAAGATGTTACTGTTATAAAGAAAGCTGGAAACGTTTGTATCGCCATTTATCGATTTCAATGTCTTCTGTTGTTGTGTTAA
- the RpS2 gene encoding ribosomal protein S2, whose product MADAAPAARGGFRGGFGSRGGGGDRGGSRGRGRGGRGRGRGRGRGKEDSKEWVPVTKLGRLVRDGKIESLEHIYLFSLPIKEYEIIDKFLGVDLKDEVLKIMPVQKQTRAGQRTRFKAFVAIGDYKGHIGLGVKCSKEVATAIRGAIILAKLSVVPVRRGYWGNKIGDPHTVPCKVTGKCGSVQVRLIPAPRGTGIVSAPVPKKLLQMAGIEDCYTSARGSTCTLGNFAKATYAAIAKTYAYLTPDLWHNQALKKAPYQEFAEFLFKNHKGVGGQRPAEVV is encoded by the exons ATGGCGGACGCTGCTCCAGCCGCGCGTGGAGGATTCCGTGGAGGCTTTGGCTCTCGTGGAGGTGGCGGTGATCGTGGTGGTTCAAGAGGTAGAGGCCGCGGAGGCAGAGGAAGAGGTCGTGGTCGTGGACGTGGCAAAGAAGACAGCAAAGAATGGGTTCCAGTGACCAAGCTTGGCCGCCTGGTCAGGGATGGAAAAATCGAATCCTTGGAACATATCTATCTTTTCTCGTTGCCAATCAAAGAATACGAAATCATTGACAAATTCCTCGGAGTTGATTTAAAAGACGAAGTCTTAAAAATCATGCCTGTACAGAAGCAGACTAGAGCAGGTCAACGCACCCGTTTCAAG GCATTTGTGGCCATTGGTGACTACAAGGGTCACATTGGTCTAGGCGTAAAATGCTCTAAAGAAGTAGCTACTGCCATCCGTGGTGCTATCATCTTGGCCAAGCTCTCCGTTGTGCCAGTACGTCGTGGTTACTGGGGTAACAAAATTGGCGACCCTCATACTGTACCTTGCAAAGTCACTGGTAAATGTGGATCGGTTCAAGTACGTTTGATCCCTGCACCCAGAGGTACAGGTATTGTCTCTGCACCTGTGCCAAAGAAACTGCTTCAAATGGCTGGCATCGAAGATTGTTACACGTCCGCAAGGGGATCAACATGTACCCTTGGTAATTTCGCCAAGGCTACTTACGCAGCTATTGCAAAGACCTATGCATACCTCACACCAGATCTCTGGCACAACCAGGCATTAAAGAAAGCACCTTACCAGGAATTCGCTGAATTTCTATTCAAAAACCATAAAGGTGTTGGAGGACAAAGACCTGCTGAAGTTGTTTAA
- the l(2)37Cg gene encoding RNA polymerases I and III subunit AC2 l(2)37Cg: MGRLAEVVGGQSSDKNKTFVFMNEGYTLGNALVTVITQNPDVEFCACFVNHPAEGNIYLRIQAKKGKAINILRKGLQDYERICDHTLKTFNAAYDHFKSSKDMDTT; the protein is encoded by the exons ATGGGCAGACTGGCAGAG GTAGTTGGAGGACAGTCGTCTGATAAAAACAAAACTTTCGTATTCATGAATGAAGGTTATACTCTAGGAAATGCTTTGGTTACAGTAATCACTCAGAA cCCTGATGTGGAATTCTGTGCTTGTTTTGTCAATCACCCAGCGGAGGGAAATATTTATCTGAGGATACAAGCGAAGAAAGGAAAAGCAATAAACATTTTAAGGAAGGGATTGCAAGATTACGAAAGGATTTGTGACCATACTCTGAAAACTTTTAATGCTGCCTATGATCACTTCAAAAGTTCTAAAGACATGGATACCACCTGA
- the CRIF gene encoding growth arrest and DNA damage-inducible proteins-interacting protein CRIF produces the protein MSLRNLVANLQLTLRLKSIIGRRYFALKQTNEILESVEEEPVFLSEEVDIESKRNKSRLTPAHRNILKGQKPYNESMNWYHDTVKYKRRILGKYGMEALGVPAGLVWPTPEEVEDAKEYERISYPLTLQERWQKIKEENKRKEEAVIARQNTIAAKMVNMENLIADVKEKVAKKQAEAEEARIKKERRLEEIRKQLRATGRVTAEKITEMLAKYEKEDKKKRKEMKKQRQLERQKKLLAKNMPMDKSEAESPSDNREESPALETKPKT, from the exons ATGTCTTTAAGGAACTTAGTTGCTAATCTGCAGTTAACGCTAAGATTAAAAAGTATCATCGGGAGAAGATACTTCGCATTAAAACAGACAAATGAAATTCTCGAATCTGTGGAAGAAGAACCAGTGTTTTTGAGCGAAGAAGTTGACATAGAAAGCAAAAGAAATAAATCAAGACTGACCCCTGCACATAGAAATATCCTGAAGGGTCAAAAACCTTATAATGAATCTATGAACTGGTATCATGATACAGTGAAATATAAAAGAAGAATATTAGGTAAATATGGCATGGAGGCATTAGGAGTTCCTGCTGGATTAGTTTGGCCAACACCCGAAGAAGTGGAGGATGCTAAGGAATATGAACGAATTAGTTATCCATTGACCCTCcaagaaagatggcaaaagatTAAGGAGGAAAAcaagagaaaggaggaagctGTAATAGCTAG GCAAAACACGATTGCAGCTAAAATGGTTAACATGGAAAATTTAATAGCCGATGTGAAAGAAAAAGTTGCTAAGAAGCAAGCAGAAGCAGAAGAGGCGAGAATAAAGAAAGAACGTAGATTAGAAGAGATCAGAAAACAATTGCGTGCTACGGGTCGTGTGACCGCCGAGAAGATAACCGAAATGCTAGCGAAGTATGAAAAAGAAGATaagaagaagagaaaagaaATGAAGAAGCAACGACAGCTTGAGAGGCAGAAGAAATTGTTAGCGAAAAACATGCCGATGGATAAGTCTGAAGCAGAATCACCTTCGGATAACAGGGAGGAATCTCCGGCGCTTGAAACAAAACCGAAAACATAA